The segment CTTCGACGCGCACCTGGACACCTGGGACACCTACTTCGGCGCCGAGTACACGCACGGCACCCCGTTCCGTCGGGCCGTCGAGGAGGGCATCCTCGACACCTCCGCCCTTTCCCACGTCGGCACGCGCGGGCCGCTGTACGGAAAGCAGGATCTCACCGACGACGAGAAGATGGGCTTCGGCATCGTCACCTCCGCCGACGTCATGCGGCGCGGCGTCGACGAGGTAGCCCAGCAGCTGCGCGAGCGCGTCGGCGACCGCCCGCTCTACATCTCCATCGACATCGACGTCCTCGACCCGGCGCACGCCCCCGGTACCGGGACCCCCGAGGCCGGTGGCCTGACCTCCCGCGAACTGCTGGAGATCCTGCGCGGGCTGGCCTCCTGCAACCTGGTCTCCGCCGATGTCGTCGAGGTCGCCCCGGCGTACGATCATGCGGAGATCACCTCGGTCGCCGCGTCCCACACCGCGTACGAGCTGACGACGATCATGTCCCGCCAGATCGCGGAGGCCAGGAACAAGTGACCCACGACCACGACCTGGTCCTGCGGCCCACCGCCGCGCAGACCGAGGCGGCGCTGAACCCTCCGCCCGGCCGGACCGGCGGGGACCTGGTCGTGGAGACCCTCCAGGGGCTCGGCGCGACCACGGTCTTCGGGCTGCCCGGTCAGCACGCGCTGGGCGTGTTCGACGCGCTGCGCCGCTCCTCGCTGGACTACATCGGCCTGCGCGTGGAGAACAACGCGGGCTTCGCGGCGGACGCGTACGGCCGGGTCACCGGTGAGGCCGCCCCGCTGCTGCTCTCCACCGGGCCGGGGGCGCTCACCTCCCTGGCGGCGCTCCAGGAGGCCGCGGCGGCCAGCGCCCCCGTCCTGGCGATCAGCAGCCAGGTCCCCACGGCGGCTCTGGGCGGCGGGCGGCACGGCTATCTGCACGAGCTCGCCGACCAGCAGGCCTCGTTCAGAGGTGTCGTGAAGTCCGTGCACAGCGTGCGCACGCAGTCGCAGATCCCGTCTGCCATCGCGGCCGCGTGGCAGTCGGCGCTCACCGTCCCGCACGGGCCGGTGTGGGTGGAGATCCCCCAGGACGCGCTGCTCGCCGAAACGATCCTGCCGGTGGTGACGGCACCCGACGCGACTCCGGACGAGATCGTGCCCCGTCCCGAGCTGACCGCGGTCGCCGCCGCCCTGCTGTCCGGCGCAAAGCGCCCCGCGATCATCGCCGGCGGCGGTGTCGTACGCGCCGACGCCGCGGGCAAGCTGCGCGCGCTGGCCGGGAGACTGGACGCCCCGGTGGTGACCACCTTCGGCGGCAAGGGCGCCTTCCCCTGGGAACATCCGCTCTCGCTCCAGTCCTGGCTGGAGGACCGGCACATCACTGACTTCCTGGAGGACGCGGACGTACTCCTCGTCGTGGGCTCGGGTCTGGGCGAACTCTCCTCCAACTACCACACGTTCAAGCCCCGTGGCCGGATCATCCAGATCGAGGCCGACCTCGGCAAGCTGGAGTCCAACCACCCGGCGCTCGGCATCCACGCCGACGCGCGGCTCGCGCTGTCCGCGCTGCTGGAGACGGTGGAGGAGCGTACGGATCCGGCGGCCGCCGCGCGGGTACGCGAGGTGCTCGCTCTCGTCCGCGAGCGGATCGCCGCCCAGGGGCTCGCCCTGGAGCAGGATGTGCTGACCGCCGTGCGCAGGGCGCTGCCGGACGACGCGGCCTCCTTCTGGGACATGACCATCCTGGCGTACTGGGCGTGGTCCGCCTTCGACGCCCGCCGGCCCAACACCATGCACTCCGCACAGGGCGCGGGCGGCCTCGGCTACGGCTTTTCCGCGGCGCTGGGGGCGGCGGCGGCCGACCGCACGCGCCCGGTGCTCGCGGTGTCGGGCGACGGCGGCGCGCTGTACTCCATCGCCGAACTGGCCACGGCCAGGCAGTACGACCTGAACGTCACCTGGCTGATCGTCGACGACGGCGGCTACGGCATCCTTCGCGAGTACATGACGGACGCCTTCGGGCAGGCCACGGCCACGGAGCTGGCCCGCCCGGACTTCGTGGCGCTCGCCGAGTCCTTCGGCGTCCCGGGTGTCCGTACGACACCCGGGACGCTTGAGGCGGACCTGGCGAAGGCGCTTGCGACCCCCGGCCCGTCGGTGGTCCTGCTCCCGGCGGTGCTGAGGATGTTCGCGCCGACGCATCTGGCCTGACCGGACGGGCGCCGGTCTACCAGATCGCCTCGACCCACTCCGGGTGGTCGATGAACGGGTTCCGGTTGTGCTGGTACGTGCTGTAGATGACGTTGTTGCGGTTCTCCTCGAAGGAGTCCGGCGGGTCCTCGTCGTTCCACTGCTTGAGGACCGACAGCTTGCCGATGTACGGGGTGCTGCCGTTGGCGACCTTGTCGTCGGGCTCCAGGTCGGCGAAGCCGTCGTCGCCCTCGTAGCGGACCGCCATGTAGAGGATCATGCGGGCCACATCGCCCTTGACCGCGTCGCGCGGCTCGAAGGAGTCGGAGTCGGCGAGGCTGCCGCCGCTGTTGGTGAAGCTGCTGCCACCGTTGTCGAAGTCGAGGTTGCCGCGCTTGCCGTTGACCGCCACGTCCTCCGGACGGATGTGGTGCAGGTCCGTGCCGGGGCCGGTCGACGTGGTGAGGTCGCCGTGCGAGATCGCCCACACGTGCTCACGGTTCCAGTCACCGCTGTCGCCGCCGTTGAGCGTCTTGCTGCGGGAGATGCCGGAGTACAGCAGGATCACGTTGCTGCTGTTGCTCGGGTCCTGGTCCGTGACCTTCAGCGCGGCCCACAGTGCCGAGTACGAGAGCTTCGTCTGGCTGCTGATGATCGTGTGCAGCGAGGACTTCAGGGTCGTGCCGGTCTTTCCGACCGCGTTCTTGTAGTACGTGGCGTCGTAGGCGGTGGTGGTCGCCGAGGCCGGTGTCGCGGTGGCGGCCGGCAGGGCGAGGCCGACGAGGACGGCGGAGACGCCGAGCGCCAGCGTTTTCCATCTGCGTATGGGCGAAGCGCGCATGTGGGGGAGTCCGTTCTACGCGTGTTGATTGGTCGACACGCGTAGAGTGGCACGCGCGCGTGTTTCGGTACATGAACGCCGTGGGTCCGTTGTGTGACTGTAATGGACATGTCATGTGCAGTCACCACGATTCGGCTGCCGCCCGCCGAACTCCGCGTGATTCGCACCGAGTCCTCCACAGGTCCCGCCGCCGCGCGGCGCCATGGCCTAGGACCTCCGGCCGACGATTGTCAGACCTGAGCCGTAGCTTTGTTGCAGCAGGATGAAATCCGCACGCCAGCGCGTTGCCATGCTGCGAAGACCGGCGGGGGGCCGGGCCTGAGAGCGGTACAGAGAGTGGAGGAACCGGGTGGCGGGGAAGAGCGGTGACGGCGAACAGGGCTGGCTGCGGCGGCTGATCGGCTACTCCTGGCGGTACCGGGGCAATGTGCTGCTGGCGCTCGGGGCGTCGCTGGGCGGCATGGCCGTGATGGCCCTGGTACCACTGGTGCCCAAGGTGATCATCGACGACGTGATCGTCGCGCACGACCGCCCGCTGGCGCCCTGGGCGATAGCGCTCATCGCCGCCGCCCTGGTCGTCTACGTGCTGACGTACATCAGGCGCTTCTACGGGGGCCGGCTCGCCCTCGACGTGCAGCACGACCTGCGCACCGACATGTTCCGCTCGCTGACCCGGCTGGACGGAGCCCGGCAGGACGAGCTCAACACCGGGCAGGTCGTCGGCCG is part of the Streptomyces sp. NBC_01262 genome and harbors:
- the speB gene encoding agmatinase, which encodes MSSTEPPRGPVDSSRIPRYAGPATFARLPRLDEVGAADVAVVGVPFDSGVSYRPGARFGGNAIREASRLLRPYNPAQDASPFALAQVADAGDIAANPFNINEAVETVQAAADALLDTGARLMTLGGDHTIALPLLRSVARKHGPVALLHFDAHLDTWDTYFGAEYTHGTPFRRAVEEGILDTSALSHVGTRGPLYGKQDLTDDEKMGFGIVTSADVMRRGVDEVAQQLRERVGDRPLYISIDIDVLDPAHAPGTGTPEAGGLTSRELLEILRGLASCNLVSADVVEVAPAYDHAEITSVAASHTAYELTTIMSRQIAEARNK
- a CDS encoding thiamine pyrophosphate-binding protein, whose translation is MTHDHDLVLRPTAAQTEAALNPPPGRTGGDLVVETLQGLGATTVFGLPGQHALGVFDALRRSSLDYIGLRVENNAGFAADAYGRVTGEAAPLLLSTGPGALTSLAALQEAAAASAPVLAISSQVPTAALGGGRHGYLHELADQQASFRGVVKSVHSVRTQSQIPSAIAAAWQSALTVPHGPVWVEIPQDALLAETILPVVTAPDATPDEIVPRPELTAVAAALLSGAKRPAIIAGGGVVRADAAGKLRALAGRLDAPVVTTFGGKGAFPWEHPLSLQSWLEDRHITDFLEDADVLLVVGSGLGELSSNYHTFKPRGRIIQIEADLGKLESNHPALGIHADARLALSALLETVEERTDPAAAARVREVLALVRERIAAQGLALEQDVLTAVRRALPDDAASFWDMTILAYWAWSAFDARRPNTMHSAQGAGGLGYGFSAALGAAAADRTRPVLAVSGDGGALYSIAELATARQYDLNVTWLIVDDGGYGILREYMTDAFGQATATELARPDFVALAESFGVPGVRTTPGTLEADLAKALATPGPSVVLLPAVLRMFAPTHLA
- a CDS encoding endonuclease I family protein — protein: MRASPIRRWKTLALGVSAVLVGLALPAATATPASATTTAYDATYYKNAVGKTGTTLKSSLHTIISSQTKLSYSALWAALKVTDQDPSNSSNVILLYSGISRSKTLNGGDSGDWNREHVWAISHGDLTTSTGPGTDLHHIRPEDVAVNGKRGNLDFDNGGSSFTNSGGSLADSDSFEPRDAVKGDVARMILYMAVRYEGDDGFADLEPDDKVANGSTPYIGKLSVLKQWNDEDPPDSFEENRNNVIYSTYQHNRNPFIDHPEWVEAIW